A stretch of DNA from Doryrhamphus excisus isolate RoL2022-K1 chromosome 6, RoL_Dexc_1.0, whole genome shotgun sequence:
CTCCTGTGGAGTATGCTTTCAGAAGAACTTGTGTGTTTTCCCACTCTTAAATGCTGCTATCTCCCTCTCCGGAAAATGTGTAATTTGCCAATTTGTtaaatagcacatcatgactaacAATATCAAAAGCCTTGTAAAAGTCAaggaaaacatttccaagtaCTCCGTCTCCATCGAGGCTTGATTGAATTTCTTCAAGGAAGTAGCAGTAAACTGTTTCAGCTGAATATTATCTCCTCCTGAATCCAAATTGAAAAGGTTTTTAGTTATTAATTTGTGCCTAGATCTTCAGTCAGTTGTTCTGCTGCACTTGATCAAAGACTTTGGAATTTGCAGGGAGGGTACTCATTGGTCCAAAGTTAGCTTTAATTATAAGATTATTCACGAAAGAGAAAATATTTTACAAGCCAAAAAGTATGGCATCACAAACAACATTATTAAGGTCACAATCCGGCATAAACAAAGCAGAAATGCCTGGGACTATTTTGGTTTAATTTGGAGCCAATGGGGAGttgagaatgaaaaataatattaataataatattagaataatataataatataataatataacaatataataatataataatataataatataataatataataatataataatataataatataataatataataatataataatataatgaatgaatgaatgaatataattataatataattataatataatataataaataaaataaataaaataaataaaataaataaaataaataaaataaataaaataaataaaataaaataaaataaaataaaataaaataaaaaagggctgcacggcagtctaaTGGTTAGCATTTGCATgttcatgcatgcgtgggttttctctgggtaggttaattgacaactccaaattgtccataggtataaatgtgactggctggcgactagtccagggtgtaccccacctctcgcccatagacaacTGTGATAGGcaccagcatcccccgcgacccttgtgaggaaaaaaaagcggtagaaaatgaatgaatgaataaataaataaataaataaataaataaataaataaataaataaataaataaataaataaataaataaataaataaataaataaataaataaataaataaataaataaataatatttaatagctgacaaaataaaataaataataattgacaACCACTAACCTAAGTTAAACTTAGTTAACGACCCCACAAATTGCAGTTCCAATTATTTTATAGTGTATTTACAACGGTGACTGCCAATGACTTTGCATTCAATGTATTGAGGAATTTTTACAATTAATTCAAGCTCAAGTCGACATCAACCGTGTGCTTATATTAAGATAAGATCTTGCTCTGATTGAGTTGCAGAAAAAATATGTACTCTCAAGATAAACTGCCACTCAGACACGTGTCTTATCTCCGCACTGATTAAATGTCCTCTGGAGCATTTCGCTTTACACATTTATTTGACGTTAGTCTGTGGCTCATGGCTCTGAAGACCTGTTTTTGCAGCACAATATACGGTGTTTTCGTTGAATCACCATAATAACATGACATCAACTTATTCTGGGGAGCAATCCTCTGAAAACAGCACCAATCCttgacaataacaacaatattctCATTTTCAAGTAGTGGTTCTGAGCTTCCTTGGAACATTATCGAGGGATATGGCAGGCTTTTTTAAATGAgcacaacaaacaataataacatcaaCACCAACTCTGCGGCCTCTTTGGAGCCCTACACTTAGGACAGCTAGATTGTCTCTTCTCCATGTCTGTCCAAAGCTCTAATCCTTTCCCATTGTCTGTCTCAGGGCTGGTTTATGAACGGAATGGAACAGAAGGCTGAAGCAGATATCATAATGAGAAACTTCCCAGAATACCATCTTTATTTATTCGCATTGTGTTTACACATCCAACCAAAATATTCCCTGCCTCCCTTGTCATTGCAttgtcattatttatatatgtatgcaatgcatgtatatatattgcatgtttgtcacatcattaaacaaatttaaatattaatcacaacaacacagcagaacacaaaatgcagattttaaatgaaatgttttattattaagggagaaaaaaatctaaacctaCATAgccttgtgtgaaaaagtgattggcccgtgctgttaaaacataacataactgatattaattgagatctatttTGTCTGAAAAAGGTTACAATGCCATTGCAAATGCattgggactccagctaaccacagtgagagccagcGGCGGCGACTCATcccagaggtcacaaaagaccccacgacaacatccaaaagaactgcaggcctcacttgcctctgttaaggtcagtgttcatgactacAAAAGAAAGTGGGCAAAAATGGCCTACCTGGCAGAGTTCAAAGACGAAAACCGCgagtgaacaaaaataacattaaagcttatctcaattttgccagaaaacatcttgatgattccCAAAAACGTCCCAaattttttggttatttttaatataacttCTTAGAAAAGTGTGATTATTGTCAAAAGTACAAATTCATAGCCACATTTACTCATCTTGACTCTCCCGTTACGGCTATAATATTTATCAACgatttatgaaaaataaacgATGTTGTTAAGCAGTAAAGTAATCACGAACAGAATAGAAGTGGAGCCATGCAGCCACACATGTGACGTCATACCGGAAGTTACAAAAACAAGGAAGTAAACATCGCTTGCGCTCGGTGTCTTCAAATCTAAAATGAAAATTGATCATTGCACAACTCAGTAATGTAATATTAAGCAGGACGAAATTAGATGCGAAGCGACTACCTTACACAAGCTCTTGTCAGAAAAAAAACGAGTTTGGGGCGCGAAGACACCGACTAGTAAGTTAAGTCACACACTGTTGGGAATTCAGTAACTAACTTTGTGGTTGTGGAAGAAAATGTATGTCTGCGTATGCGTTACGAATCCCCGCGCAATATAACATATACAAAGAAACTGTatggtttatatatatatatatgtgtgtgtgtgtgtgtgtatacattgtTTTAGCTATGCAACACTTCCAcacaggcgtgtgtgtgtgtgtgtgtgtgtgtgagtctgcGCGATCGCGCGTGCGTTGCCTTCGTGGGAACATGTACTTTTGCACTCATAATTACAGTTAATCATCCGAATTATTATTTGACAACAATAAATGCTATTGTGGGGTTTTGTTCTGACAGGTGAGGTATAATCCACAAACACTTGCATAACAAAATGTGAGACCATGGGAAAATATACCATAATGTAGCTGTGACATGGCAGTTTATTAATGTGGTGTTAGTATGCGGAGAACTACATTATTACATAAGAAAGCTACACTGCACAACAAATCTGGGTGGTGTTTTGAACATTTGGCTTCCCTTTGTATAACAAAATTAAAAGGCAACATATGAGAATGTAGTAGAAGCTGTTGCAGATTCCAAACCTTAATCAGCATTGCCATTCTAATCTATAATCATTACATGCGTTACTCCTGTTGCTGAGTATAAGACATGCAGGATGTTAAAGGAGGTGAGTGCGGGTACAGGCATCAGCCTACAAAGCCAGCACTTATTTTAAGTCAGTAAACAAAGCGAGTGTGTTTGCACACAAATAGTTCCGTGACTGCAGATTAGGTCTTCCTGTTTCCCCTGCCCTTGTAAAGTGATGTGCTCTTGTAAAGCTTGTTTCTGTGTCTGTGGACTCCCTCCAAACAGTTCACGTTCTGTTTTGGGGATATTATATTGGAGGGAATTCGTTCTGGGTGTGTTGAACTTTCCGTTgtgcaaatataagacattctcTTTTGCCACCCAGATATAGAGTATTATAAGCCTTCATGGACCACAAAGGAAAACCTCGGGAAGGAGCGATGAGATTGGAGGAGCTGCCGCAGATGGATGGAACATGCGATGCATGCGAGCCTGATGAGGCTCAACTGGCCACGCAAGTATGCAACACCTGCAGCTTCGCCTTCTGCTGTGTGCATGCTGACAGACACGCCTCCAGCAGACATCACCTGCTAACGCCGTATAACCATGAAGGGACGCAAGCCATTGGACTTGGCCACAACAGAGACTCTGGAATTGTACATGGAGACAAGGAAGAGGTTTTGATCGGGTTACCGGATGCACAGGGTCAAGCAACACTCGCAGATGAGAGCGGTGATGCTGAGAATAGTCATGGATCCAAGAATGGCCTGCTGATGGACGCAGAGTTTAGAGCTGAGGGTTCAGAAGAAGGGCAGGAGGACATAGCTGCCGGAGAAGCAGTGAAGAGGGACACTGTGACAGTGGAAAGGCTACGCTGCACGGAGCATGGACAGGAAGGTTCCCTCTACTGTAAATCAGATGAAAAGATTATCTGTGTTCTGTGTGCTGTGCAGGGTGAGCACCAGGACCATGAAATTATCACTTTGCATGAGGCTTACCTCTGGCAGAAGGTGAGTCTTATTTGGCCACAATAGCactgaaagtcatgttgccggcTACACTTTCCATGTAAAAGGTTTAAAGAAAAGAAATGCCTGGTGGGCCATATCAAGACTCTTggcgggcctgatgtggccctCGAGCCGcaatttgcccacccctgctttaaaggcaTATTTTCCTTAAATGTTGGCTTATTTTGAATGGTATAATTAgatttatatgaatattataaaaataacttCTGCTCACACCATTGCATTAATAGATTGACTTGGACTATACAGCGacaaaatagctttttttttttaatgaaagctgtaaaatgtgaattttaaTATCATCAGTATAGTCCTGCTTCCATTTGGCTTGGTCCCAATTACCACTTCACCCTTTGTCCTGTCTCCAGATGGCTTACAGCAAGGCATTGCTGCTGGTATTGTACAGCCAGCCAATGTTGTGCCATATTTTGGTATCAACTGCATTATTTAAAGCTCAAGGAGCGTGCACACActaattgtttttattcatctttCACTCACGGAAACGAGCactggtgaggaaaaaaaacattgcattttAACGGTGTTCGTTGTGATTTGAATAAAAGGATATTATGAATCAATAATGTATGCTGCAGAACAGTGATTGTGGATTTCATGGATGAAGCATCTTCAAATTACAGGCAGGATACTTCAATATCCAAACTTGTGCAAATCTTAacagttttatttttgctttttataaaaaaaaacataagcatgTATGGTTGTTGTACCAGAGGGAGAcagaatgtttaaaaaaacaggaaaaataacataaaacgaAGATATTAAAAAGACTAGAATGGAAgaatatgaattaattaaaacaatgtGCAAAAGCCAGAAACTGCACTTATTAGCAGAAAAGTACAGAAAAACAGATTCACttataaaatatacaacatagaAGCAGTGGCCATAATGGTGTGTTGGCTGTCGAAACACACTGCCGTCCATCCTCTGCCCTGCGGCTAAGCCTCTGAAAAACAGAAGTAGAGCACATTGGCTGCAGTGCTTTCTCTTCCATCAGGGCCACATATGGATTGGCGTGAGACAAAGGGGGTCACTCTTAGCCCAAGGCTGTGTTATTTATGTTGAAACTGCTCAAACTTTTGTCCCGCTTCATGTTTCTTTATGTTCCTGTCAAAGAATCACCTAGTATTGTCAGTTGTGATAGAGAGGGTCTTTACAGTTTCGCTGTAATTGAGGCGTAATCCTTGTCTGTTTGTATTAATATGTTGTATCtgctgtttgtgtatatgttatAGAATAGACAGGGTTTCGACCTGTTGGGCTGTACAAGAGAAATGGGAGAGAAGATCACAACCAAGTGGACAAACCCTAAGGTGAGTTGAAAATTCTACATAAACAGAGTGAGTTCAACAAGCTCGGTGAAGCCGCTCACGGCAATGTCTCACCATTCCTGCCACCCACACGCTGCTCAGAACAGATGTCGCAGCAAGTTCGCCACAATTCTTGCCGTCTTTAATATAATCTCCTATACGGAATTATTTGGTTAAGAAAATCTCCCATTGTTCCCATTGCACTAAATCCGTGAAATTGCCACAAATGTATTAAGGAGAAAGCTTTACTTCCATAAACACACACTGAAATGCGTGTGATGTTGTGCTTGTCACATGTCACATTTTTCTGTTCATGCGGACGACCAcataaaaaattcattcattcattcattcattttctaccgcttttcctcacgagggtcgcggggggtgctggagcctatcccagctgtcttcgggcgtaaggcggggtacaccctggactggtcgccagccaatcacagggcacatatagacaaacaaccattcacactcacattcatacctatggacaatttggagtcgccaattaacctagcatgtttttggaatgtgggaggaaaccggagtacccggagaaaacccacgcatgcacggggagaacatgcaaactccacacagagatgcccgagggtgggattgaaccctggtctcctagctgtgaggtctgcgcgctaacccctagaccaccgtgccgccccacataaaaaatattttataaaaatattttataacaattttaaataaaaaaaaaaatataaaaatattttattaaaaaactaaacaaaatttgGCATCATACCCTGCCTTGTGTACAAAAAGAATGGTTGAggtgtacatacatactgtatacacacatacagtacatacacacacatacgtgaCATTGAATGGCTATGCTATTACAATATGAAGAATGTATACAGTTTTGTAGTACCTAttatcattccttcattcattcattcattcattttctaccgcttatcctcacgagggtcacgggggggggggggggtgctggagcctatcccagctgtcttcgggcatcacagggcacatatagacaaacaaccattcacactcacattcatacctatggacaatttggagtcgctaattaacctagcatgtttttggaatgtgggaggaaaccggagtacctgggaaAACCCGGGcacagggagaatatgcaaactccacacagagatagccgagggtggaattgaacccgggtctcctagctgtgaggtctgcgcgctaaccactcgacctccgtgcagcccctacttattatgaatgataatatatatTGCTTTAAACTAAAGGTAAACAAATAGGTCGGCGTTCCCAGCTATTAGGTGTGCTGGTTGCTTTTTGTTCAACTATTACAAAAAACttgtatttgctgttttttttcttttctttaaatCAACGCTATGCGTTTATCGTATTTGTTTTTGGGGGAGAGGGGGATGTGGGCTAAATGTAGACGCATTAAAGAGCCATTTTTCATTGGTGATATATCGGCCACAAATTTGGGCACTGCAGCGGTGGAGATTAGACCCTACAACAGCGGAGACAACAGTAGGAGGAAGTAATCAGGAAGCGATTATGTCATGAAGCTGCTGAGTGCCATCTTTTACCCCCGATTCATATATTTATCATGCTATGCCTGAACCGGGCTCCTGCAGATGT
This window harbors:
- the trim44 gene encoding tripartite motif-containing protein 44 isoform X1 — translated: MDHKGKPREGAMRLEELPQMDGTCDACEPDEAQLATQVCNTCSFAFCCVHADRHASSRHHLLTPYNHEGTQAIGLGHNRDSGIVHGDKEEVLIGLPDAQGQATLADESGDAENSHGSKNGLLMDAEFRAEGSEEGQEDIAAGEAVKRDTVTVERLRCTEHGQEGSLYCKSDEKIICVLCAVQGEHQDHEIITLHEAYLWQKNRQGFDLLGCTREMGEKITTKWTNPKMSAEQMEVYVNTQFDELRRLVHLEEKRTLHLVDLKEAFLTASAAEKIAEITVQTKRLQEEMASITEQLCMLEQAPVSTVDPVLATEDFAEAPGPVRRLMHDFDARPRDFLGHKAGQQTSKNWNTSSLIVHVCEYCHSSRSLYCQGIELNRSQRDCSGCLQRRFASHSSRLHQFMPSSCYVVKTLFLHIEL
- the trim44 gene encoding tripartite motif-containing protein 44 isoform X2, yielding MDHKGKPREGAMRLEELPQMDGTCDACEPDEAQLATQVCNTCSFAFCCVHADRHASSRHHLLTPYNHEGTQAIGLGHNRDSGIVHGDKEEVLIGLPDAQGQATLADESGDAENSHGSKNGLLMDAEFRAEGSEEGQEDIAAGEAVKRDTVTVERLRCTEHGQEGSLYCKSDEKIICVLCAVQGEHQDHEIITLHEAYLWQKNRQGFDLLGCTREMGEKITTKWTNPKMSAEQMEVYVNTQFDELRRLVHLEEKRTLHLVDLKEAFLTASAAEKIAEITVQTKRLQEEMASITEQLCMLEQAPVSTVDPVLATEDFAEAPGPVRRLMHDFDARPRLPEPRARPVDPQDFEDSDSGASTDQSP